One Solanum lycopersicum chromosome 2, SLM_r2.1 genomic region harbors:
- the LOC138342155 gene encoding uncharacterized protein: MNPPTFHGTKVDEYPQGFIDEVFKVVDAMGVNTREKTKLATYKLKDIAQVCLVEEEYRTTMFHHDVDISRLMVYVQQIAESKLMKMNRDGKRDRSGEPSQTKSKNMFYSQDSAMEKKDRISNKKSQGGSGGGYTYERPKGHKMRDCHNLKAKGKEINQAHHGALDPNASKKNRFYVLQANKDANPK; the protein is encoded by the exons atgaatcctcctacttttcATGGCACTAAGGTGGATGAATATCCACAAGGATTCATAGATGAGGTGTTCAAGGTGGTGGATGCCATGGGTGTGAATACTAGAGAGAAAACGAAACTAGCCACTTACAAACTAAAAGATATAGCACAAGTGTG TTTGGTTGAAGAAGAGTATCGTACGACAATGTTCCATCATGATGTGGACATCTCTAGACTTATGGTGTATGTTCAACAAATTGCGGAGTCCAAGCTTATGAAGATGAATAGAGATGGGAAGAGGGATAGGTCGGGTGAACCAAGTCaaactaagtctaagaatatgtTTTATAGTCAAGATTCCGCCATGGAGAAAAAGGATAGGATTTCTAACAAAAAATCTCAAGGAGGGAGTGGAGGTGGCTATACTTATGAGAGGCCTAA GGGTCATAAGATGAGAGATTGCCATAACCTCAAGGCAAAAGGAAAAGAGATCAACCAAGCGCATCATGGTGCTTTGGATCCTAATGCTTCAAAGAAGAATCGTTTCTATGTGCTTCAAGCTAACAAAGACGCTAATCCAAAGTGA